The sequence below is a genomic window from Ovis canadensis isolate MfBH-ARS-UI-01 breed Bighorn chromosome 1, ARS-UI_OviCan_v2, whole genome shotgun sequence.
gtatgttaaggtgtgtgtgtgtgtgtgtgaaggtgtgtgtgtgtgtgtgtgtgtgtgtgtgtgtgtggtctgcaAAGTCAGGAAACCAATTATGCCTGAGCAATAGAttcattgttgtttagtggctaagtcgtgtccaacccttcagTGACTCCATGGgttatagccagccaggctcctctgtccactgagcAATGTTCGTTACAAATAACTGGTTAGTTTTCAAATATTGGCCCAATATTTTCCTTGGccctgctagctcagttggttaagaatctgcttgcagtgcaggagacctgggttcgatcgctgggctaagaagatcccctggagaaaggaaaggctaccctactccagtattctggcctggagaatcccaaagagttggacacaacagagcgactttctctttcccttttcacttttcttggcCCAATCCTTTCCAGATGTGTTGAACactaatatattgatttttttttgtactgtacttttttttttcagattcgcAATTAGCCCCACTGAATTAAATTTGAAGGGACTTCACCTGAAAACACAGCACGCTGGttatttgaaaattgtaaagaaGTTCTCCCAGCTTTGCTGCCTGCTGCATACCTCATGGGAGGGGACAGAGCCAATGGGAGCCGGAGGGGAAGGCAGGGGGCAGGGACAGGATTTTCCAGAAGGAGTAAGCTTGCGTTGGGTCACAGGGTGAGGGAGACGCAAAAGGAATAGGGGGGAGGGAAGctggctgggtgggggtgggtggcatCCAGGTGCCTGGGCACTCAAGGCCTTGCTAAATGTGGGCTAAGTGGGTGTCCAGGGGAGCTGTGCTGACGGCCTCAGTTTCTGCTTTGCTTGAGGCAACACCTTTGGCTCCAAGCATAGGAGGGCTGCCCACGGCCCCAttgggcagaggctgggggccTGAGGTCTGCCGTCCCCTCTCTCTGCAGGCCAGGGGGCCCTGAGTCCTCGACTACAGCTCCCTGCAGAGACGGTAGGGCACGGCGGGTCTCCAGTCCTGCTGGGGGAGGGCAGCCTGTGTCCCCACGAGCCCTGCCGGCTGACGCCTCTGTAACTGCCGCCGTTGGGCCTGGAAAGCCACACAAGGGTGTTTAGCCAGGAGCTGGACTCCTCACTGGGCAAAGTTATGCTTCCCCACCCTAACCTGGAAACCGTAGACCCCGCCTGCACCGCACCCTGCGgtgtcttccctttccttctagaAGAGCCCAGACTCCTTCTCACGCAATGCGTTGTTTCCTGTTTCCACCCTGTCCTTTCCACACTTGCATTCTTCCTTTCATTCCACACACACTGCTCCCCACTCTTCATATgcccccttacacacacacacacacacacacacacacacagctttatgCTCACAGAACCCATGACTAAGGAAGCTGGTAGCCTGGGCACACTTGACTTTCTGCCTGGGTGGGTGGTCCTTCCCTCTCTCCGTGATAAGCCGCACCTCTTCCTCTGGGCTCGGCTCCAGCTTCGTTTCTTCCTGCCACTCTGCCCAGACCAGCCCTGGACTCTGACCCCTCACTTCCCTCACCTCCAGTGTTTCACTGACCAAGAGGTGCTCCTTACCACCAGTCTACTGCCTCCAGGGCCCAAGCCTGCTCTCTTTGGACCCTCGTCCAGGGCACAGACTATAGGCACATAGAAGTTGCTCGCATTTTTGCTGAGTGGACGAGTGGTCACACCCAAAGGAAGGAAAGCAGGGATGCTCAGCTGGCCGCCTCACCACCCAAAGTAAAGACTacctttcccagcttcccttgagCCCAAGTCTGGTTGGTGAGACTTCCTGGAAAGtcccttaaaagaaaaaggatgggTCCTTCTTTCCACTTTTGCTCCTTCTACTGGGAATGCTAATGCAATGACTTGGTCAGCAGCCGTTTTGGACTAGGAGTTCAAGGATGCAACCAAGTCTAGGACAGTGGAAGAAAAAGATAGGACGCTGAGCTCTTTATGATGATGGATCCATCCTATTAATCGTGAACTGCCACCTTAGCACCTTAGGACTTCTTGTGTTGGTTGCGGGGTTAGGGGGTTATCTCCCACTTTGTTTAAACCTCTGTGGTTAGGGCTCCACTACTCGTAGCCTGGCCTGATCCTGGCTGACCCATACAGCCAGCTAGAGAGGGATGTGAGGGCTTCCTAACAGGAAGACGTGGATTCTAGCTTTGACCCTCCTGTCCCTACAGGGGTGTGTGCATGCCCCTAGGTGAGTCAGTTACCACCTGGCCtcatcttcatttgtaaaatgagcttCAAGATCACTGCCCTGCCTGTATACAGGGTGGTTGTCTAAACTGAAAGAGGTCAAGTATGTAAAAATGTTCTGTTAAACAGTCACAGATGGAAGGAGTTTGtactgcctggggtggggggtgcagctTGGTCCCTTGATTGGCCAGGTGTGGGCTCCATCAACCCAGCTGAGCCTGGACCTTCCTTGAGTGGTCAAAGCCAGAGCCAGGAGGCATCTGGCTCTGTGTTCCTATTTACTTCTGGCTCATCCCAGGACAGGGCCATTTTCCAACATCTCACCTCCTAGAGTGGGGGGTGTGTGGGGGTAAGCACTCCGGCCTGTGGAAAGGGAGTGGCGACGTGGTTGTTAGTGCTGGTGAGGACCAAACAGGACAAGAGGGTCCATCAGCCAAGCTCTCGGAAGGAATCAGTGCCACCAACATCACAGTCTCCTCCAGGGGACGTGTCCACACACCCAGGGCCGCTGTGTCTTCACACCCACTGTTTATTTCATACAAGCGCTGCCCCGCCGCAAAAGATTCCAGGCTATCCTCACCATCCCTTCTGGTCCACCCCACCAGGAGAAACTTTATCATCCTTATTTCCCTAACCTATCACAGATGGTCTAAAAAGAAATGCCCGTGAGCATCATTTCCTTTGATCAAAGTATCTTAAGATGGCTGTGTCTACCCTTATTACAACCAAATGATAAAAAGCAGCAAGACTTTTCCTAAAAGAGTGAAAAGGAAATGAGGTCATCGACAGTAGGTCTAACTGTGGATGTGTTTCTGGAACCCCAGCCTGTACTGTAATAATGGGAATTCTTGAGGTAGTGGCATGGCTTGTGCTAAGCATTTAAAGCCCTTAACTCTAGTTTACAAATGAGTTAACTGAGCCTCAGGGAAGTaaagtaacttgtccaaaatcTCCTAGTTAACAAGCTGGAAACTTGAGCTTCTACCGAGGTCCATCTGATTCCTAAAGCCCAGTGCGCTTCCCATTCTCTTCTGCTTGGAGTTCCCACGCTGGGCATAAAGCAGCATTGCTTAATGACGAGTGTGATGTTACATACCCCAACAGCACATTGACAGTGGCCCTTTGATCTCCAGTTACACCAACGTTCTCTTTCCCCTTCTTGTTTTCCTAATGACTGAACAAATCCTCAAAGGAATACAGTCCTAATCTGACTTTACTCGATCATTTTGGCtttcaaagaaaaacaactcCTGTTGGTCTATCTCGTTCATTTGATAACTTAAAatctcctctttatttttttttctcactgtaaAATCATGTGTCTTGAAAAGGCATCTCCTCTGGCTCAATTGTGTGCTGAAATACATTTCACTGTGGTGTCCAGTTGGAGGCAGTTCTTTTGTTGGTTGATGCCTGTCTGATGTCAGAGGTGAGCCTTATGCCTTGTGAATTGTGCGGTGAGAAAGAAAAGGTGGGCTTCATTAACCAAGCCAAGCATGCAGCTGGACACGTAGGCTTTAGAATCTGACTGATCCAAGTGTCTGCTCaaggtctcagtttccccatctgtaaaagggaGGGATTGttatgagaatgaatgaatgctcaTTGGTGGAGGGGCTGTGTGAATAACGACTCTTAACCAGGAACTCTGGATTTGAAACTCAGCTCCTCCACACTGGAACGAGTTATGTAtatttctgtgcttcagtttacCCTTCTGAGAAATGGAGATAATGGCAATTCCTACATCGCCAGCTGTTGTGAGGATGAAAGGAGGTAAGTCTGTGTAGCTCTTAGTGCTTGTCAATACGGAACTCTGGACAGGTGTGAGAAAACTGTGATGTGGGGGCATTCAACATCCCCACACTCAGGCCCCTGACACTGAAGTCACCAAGCAGGTCTGAGTCCTATTACTTGTCctcaaggggggggggggggaaagaggGAAACAAAGGAAGATTTGACACAGAAGAGGAGAAAGTCATGTGACCACCAAAGCTGAGTCTGGAGTGATGCGGCCACAAGTCAAGGAACGCTGGCAGCCGTCAGCAGCTGAAAGAGGCAAGAAATgtattctcccctagagcctgtgGAGGGGTGGTGGCCTTGCTTACAACTCAGTGTTGACTCAGTGGAACTGATTTCAGACATCAGGCCTCTAGAACGGGGAGAGaataagtttttgtttgtttaatctaaCAAGTGTGTAGTCATTTGTTACAGCTGTCACAAGAAACTCATACAGCACAGTACGCTGTAAAGTTGGAGGTGCAGCTGAGACTGTCTGGTTCCAAGTGACTGGCAGTGCTGGGTGAAATTCATCCCCAGATAAACTGCATGAAAACAAAATGCTATAGGTGTCCACCACTTAGTTGCTGAAAATCACTGAACATCTCTTTTCTGACAGAATGTTTCTGCATAATCCAAAGACTTTTAGGAAGTGAATAGGGCAGGGCAACAAGCAAATATTCAAGTTTGGGGCTGCTGTTGATGGTAGTTGTAAGGATTAGTGGAGACATTTGTCACTTTTATATTGGCTAGCAGAAAGCTAGTCTCACCATCTGACGTATAGGCAAATCTGTTGGGAGTTGGGTAGCAATTTTCAGATGTTATTTTCAACATACCCTAGCATAATCACTTCAATTGTAAAATTAATGCTTGAACATACATAAACAAGAGTGAGTTTTGTGATATATTTAATAGGAGGCAGGtgtttttctataaaaatgaaaaatgccacTACTAATACTTACAACTACCATCAACAGCAGCTCCAAACTTGAATAGGATGCTGTTGTATCAACCACAGGTGGCTCAGCAACCAGGGTCCGAAGATGCAAATGCATGATGCTCTAATGACCTCCTTTTGGGAttctgcagatggttactgcagccatgaaattaaaagatgctttcctatggtcatgtatggatgtgagagttggactgtgaagaaggatgagcgccgaagaattgatgcttttgaactgtggtgttggagaagactcttgagagtccctgggactgcaaggagatccaaccagtccattctgaaggagatcagccctgggatttctttggaaggaatgatgctgaagctgaagctccagtactttggccacctcatgcgaagagttgactcattggaaaagactctgatgctgggaaagattgaaggtgggaagacaaggggatgacagaggatgagatggttggatggcatcactgactcaacggacatgagtttgagtaaattcatgcagtccatggggtggcaaagagttgaacatgactgagtgactgaactgaactgaactgttgggaCTCTTGCAGTTGGAATATGAGATGAATTGGATAAGTAGGTGCCGTAGACACTCTTGTTTATGTCATCTGGTTGCCACCAAGTCCTACTTGAACCAACTACTGCCACAGCTTCCCAGTTTTCTTATGGGGACCACCAAGCTGCCTTGGAGGATCTGCTGGGATTTCACTTCCTTGGGTGTCTCTTGCTCAGCCCTCTGCCTCCTTGCTTTCAAGCAATGGAAGGAAAAAACCAGTTCAGCCCCACCCAGACCTCAGCTGTCGATGGCAAACTGCCTCCCCATGGATTACTCTGGTGCACTGAAACCGGTAGGCACACTAGTTAATTTCAACTTTCTGTGACCACACACTcagttctctttttctcccagACCTAAATTTTGACCATACAACCTTTAGCTCTGTTCACCTCAACTCATCACCAGGCTCCTTTGGACTGGGTTAACCTGAATCCCTCCATGGACATAATAGCCCTCAAAGCGGCCTTGACAAGAATGAGAGTCAAGATTACTAATTTACCAACAAGATTTAATGAAACCCCTCAGCAACCCATAAGCGCTTTACCAAAGCCCGTAAGAACCTCAGTTCTCATAGGATCCCTATGAGGTCATTATTAGAGTGTCTTTGGCCACAGTGGTCCAGAATCAAGGCCAACAGAAGCAGTAAAGATCATGCCCACAGCGCCGTCCTACCATGGGTTGGAGGGATTACCACCCTTAAGAAAATTTACCAAGATAGTAATTTTCCCATCTCCGTACTTTGTTAGTTATTGTCCTCCATTTGCTAAGGTTTATCCTTTCAACTCCTTTGCTGATTAAATCACTGAAGAGTAGATACTGGTAAGAATAGGCACCATCCACAGACTGCAGACAAAACTCCTTCCTGTTATTGATGATGAACCATTTCAGAGAAGACCAGGCTGAGTCTAAAGGGTTCAGGTAATTGTAAGGAGAAGGCAGAGTGAGTAGTTTATGGCCATAGGACTTGGCTACCTCAGGACAACATGTGACACTTGTTAAGTTGACCACCGAGGGGACATGGGCCTGGGCCTCAGTCTCTTTGCCCTCCTTCGGCCTCGTCTCGTCCTGCCGCCTTCTCTCTTTGACCACAACGGCGCACTTGCCATAGGCCTTCTTTACCACATCACAGAACTCAAAGAAGAGGTTGTCTTCCTGTTTGATGCATAACTCATCCCTTAGGAACATTCGATATTTCCACGGCACCCATCCTTGACTACCACCAGCGTGCACAACACACCAGGTTGGAGTTGGCATGTAATAACCATCACTAAAATCTTCCCCAGTTACAAGACTCTCAGGGATATCAGTTTCCCCAAAATATACTGTTGTAAACCCATCGTATTGCAGTGTTCTCAGTGTTTGCAAATACTGGAGACATTGCTTCTTCTTGATGCTATTGAATAGATTTCTGGTAATGATGTTTCTCAAAAGAGGTTTTGCAAAGTGAGGCATGGGAGGTCTTCAAGTGTTTTTCAAAACTTGCCTGTCTCCCTCTGGCCAGAGAAGGATGATGACCTCATAAAGGGCTTTCTTACAGCTGAGCTGGTCCCATGGATACACTTGGGATTTTAAAGCATCATGGAACACAATGAGAATAATTCCTGTCTGGCTTCTATGATACGGGAATGGGAACTGCTAGCCATCCACGACGGTACATCACATCTGCAGTAGGTCTGGAGGGAGACTCACGGTTGTGTTAGTTTGCTAAGGTTGCATAACAAAATagctgaaattaatttttttgcagttctgaaggctggaaatTCAAGATCAAGGTATCAGCAGGTCTGGTTTCACCTGAGAcctttctccttggcttgcacATGGACACCTTCTTGTTGTGTTCTTATTTGGACTTTCCACCTGTCTCTGTCCTAATCTCCTCTCCTTATAAGGTCACCAGTTCTTTGGGATTAGGGTCCATCCCTTGAACATCATTTtaccttaatcacctctttaaagaccctatctccaaatatagtcacattctgaggtgctgggaGTCAGGGCTTCAACAAGAGATTTGGGGGAGACATAGTTCAGTCCCTGACAGCAACCTGTTAACAGTGATGAGCCAAGTTCCTGACTCATTTCCACGTGGGTCATGAgggtcatatttttatttattcgtTCACCCattctgagcacctactatgtagcaGGCACTGTGCCAGCTCCCAGTGGCACAGTCATGACACGTCTAGTAAGGCCTGAACACGCATATGGTTTCTGTCCAtgtaaatagcagagacattactttgcccacaaaggtccccatagtcaaagctatagcttttccagtagtcacacatggatgtgagagttgaaccaaaaagaaagctgagtgccgaagcattgatgcttttgaactgtggtgttggagaagactcttgagagtcccttggattgcaagatcaaaccagtcaatcctaaaggaaatcaaccctgaatattcattggaaggactgatgctaaagctgaaactccaatactctggcccctgatgcaaagagccaactcattggaaaagaccctgatgctgtgaaagattgaggacaggaggaggagacaatagaggatgagatggttagatggcatcactgactcaatggacatgaatctgagcaatctccaggaaacagtgaaggacagggaggcttggagggctgcaatccatggggctgcagagtcagacacgacttagcgacagaACAGTGATTAATTATCTTctcc
It includes:
- the C1H21orf140 gene encoding uncharacterized protein C21orf140 homolog, which codes for MPHFAKPLLRNIITRNLFNSIKKKQCLQYLQTLRTLQYDGFTTVYFGETDIPESLVTGEDFSDGYYMPTPTWCVVHAGGSQGWVPWKYRMFLRDELCIKQEDNLFFEFCDVVKKAYGKCAVVVKERRRQDETRPKEGKETEAQAHVPSVVNLTSVTCCPEVAKSYGHKLLTLPSPYNYLNPLDSAWSSLKWFIINNRKEFCLQSVDGAYSYQYLLFSDLISKGVERINLSKWRTITNKVRRWENYYLGKFS